One part of the Enterococcus sp. DIV1094 genome encodes these proteins:
- a CDS encoding biotin transporter BioY — MTKSLKELILVAEFTAIIAVLSQFAIPLGVIPLTGQTFAIGLTATFLGKRTGTLAVCMYLLLGLIGLPVFSGTTGGIGVLFGPSGGYLFGFILQSFVIGWWIEKTSSRFFHAWYANLFGSLLALVVGTLWLSFSGNLSFQTALLSGFVPFLLPELIKSTGAAYVGSTLRRRLHFKSETILSSKK; from the coding sequence ATGACAAAATCATTAAAAGAACTTATACTCGTTGCCGAATTTACAGCAATCATTGCTGTACTCTCACAATTTGCGATTCCATTAGGTGTGATTCCACTGACTGGCCAGACTTTTGCGATTGGGTTGACCGCCACCTTCCTAGGGAAACGTACTGGTACTCTCGCTGTTTGTATGTATCTCTTATTAGGGTTGATTGGCCTCCCCGTCTTTTCCGGTACGACTGGGGGAATAGGCGTCTTATTTGGCCCATCAGGTGGTTACCTTTTTGGTTTTATTCTTCAATCTTTCGTCATTGGTTGGTGGATTGAAAAGACCAGTTCTCGCTTCTTTCACGCTTGGTACGCCAATCTATTCGGCTCTCTTCTTGCTTTAGTTGTCGGAACTCTGTGGTTATCATTCAGTGGTAATTTATCATTTCAAACAGCTCTACTCAGCGGATTCGTTCCTTTTTTATTGCCAGAATTGATCAAAAGTACAGGGGCAGCGTACGTTGGAAGTACCTTGCGAAGACGACTACATTTCAAATCAGAAACGATTCTTTCATCAAAAAAATAA
- the rpsD gene encoding 30S ribosomal protein S4, with product MSRYTGPSWKISRRLGISLSGTGKELARRPYAPGQHGPNSRGKQSEYGMQLTEKQKLRHMYGMNERQFRNLFVKASKIKEGKHGVNFMILLEQRLDNVVYRLGLATTRRQARQLVNHGHIMVDGKRVDIPSYHVAVGQVISVREKSQNISTVKEAVEATVGRPAFVSFDAEKLEGSLTRLPERDELYPEIDEALVVEYYNQSL from the coding sequence ATGTCTCGTTATACAGGACCATCATGGAAAATTTCTCGTCGCCTAGGTATTTCATTATCTGGCACAGGAAAAGAATTAGCACGTCGCCCTTACGCTCCAGGTCAACATGGACCAAACAGCCGTGGCAAACAATCAGAATACGGTATGCAATTAACTGAAAAACAAAAATTACGTCATATGTACGGTATGAACGAACGTCAATTCCGTAACTTGTTCGTTAAAGCAAGCAAAATCAAAGAAGGTAAACACGGGGTTAACTTCATGATCTTACTAGAACAACGTTTAGACAATGTTGTTTATCGTTTAGGTCTTGCAACTACTCGTCGTCAAGCACGTCAATTAGTTAACCATGGTCATATCATGGTTGATGGCAAACGCGTTGACATCCCTTCATACCACGTTGCAGTTGGTCAAGTGATCTCAGTTCGTGAAAAATCACAAAACATCTCAACTGTTAAAGAAGCAGTTGAAGCAACTGTTGGACGTCCAGCATTCGTAAGCTTCGACGCTGAAAAATTAGAAGGTTCATTGACTCGTTTACCAGAACGTGACGAATTGTACCCAGAAATCGACGAAGCTCTTGTCGTTGAATACTACAACCAAAGCCTATAA
- a CDS encoding formate/nitrite transporter family protein: protein MNPVSPLFEKIEASIEKKVDLIENSYARYAVRAVLASLFLTLGTAVAFSIAIKGEHIAHGFGKMLYAFMFSWSLVMILYMNAELGTSNMLYMSVGVQRKRLKLGLAAKILFTCILFNLIGGVLFGFLVSLTTPFQDLPMDNYMLESIAVKLTKPTMTILVEAMFANIVVNTAVLISMRMKDDAGKVLAIVFIIFIFAFLGYEHVIANFPAFTLAYFVSGGHMDAMTVGNIIHNLTFALIGNYIGGGLVIGLGYAWLNQSKSSYVD from the coding sequence ATGAACCCAGTATCACCGTTGTTTGAAAAGATTGAAGCATCAATCGAAAAGAAAGTTGATTTGATCGAAAATAGTTACGCCCGCTATGCTGTGCGTGCTGTATTAGCTAGTTTGTTCTTGACACTTGGAACCGCTGTTGCTTTTTCGATTGCGATCAAAGGTGAGCATATTGCTCATGGCTTTGGAAAGATGCTTTATGCGTTTATGTTTAGTTGGTCGTTAGTAATGATTTTATACATGAATGCTGAACTTGGTACCTCAAATATGCTTTATATGTCAGTTGGGGTCCAACGTAAGCGATTAAAATTAGGACTAGCTGCAAAAATTCTGTTTACTTGTATTTTATTTAACTTGATCGGTGGGGTATTATTTGGCTTTTTAGTTTCTTTGACTACACCATTCCAAGATCTGCCGATGGATAATTATATGTTAGAGTCGATCGCAGTCAAATTGACGAAACCGACGATGACAATTTTAGTGGAAGCAATGTTTGCCAACATTGTAGTAAATACAGCGGTATTGATCAGTATGAGAATGAAAGATGATGCGGGGAAAGTCTTAGCAATTGTTTTCATTATTTTCATTTTTGCTTTTCTAGGCTATGAACACGTTATCGCCAATTTCCCAGCATTTACATTAGCTTATTTCGTTTCAGGCGGACACATGGACGCGATGACAGTGGGCAATATCATCCACAACTTAACGTTTGCTTTGATTGGAAACTATATTGGTGGAGGATTAGTGATTGGTTTAGGCTATGCATGGTTGAATCAATCGAAATCATCTTATGTTGACTAA
- a CDS encoding DNA alkylation repair protein: MEKIIFPKNTEKAVQMEAYMKHHFRFAGVPKPERALIQKSLMKESQKLPVPELLSLVADYYAREEREYQYLAIDLVQKNVKRLSFENLVWLRELVSQKEWWDSIDSWQKVYSTWGKLHQEIEAVFQLFEGQEDFWLRRIAITLQLGFKEQTDVTLLERAIDADRSTKEFFIQKAIGWALRDYSKTNPLWVKEQLTKELSKLATREASKYL, from the coding sequence TTGGAGAAAATCATATTTCCTAAAAACACCGAAAAAGCGGTACAGATGGAAGCTTATATGAAACATCATTTCCGCTTTGCTGGTGTGCCTAAGCCAGAAAGAGCATTGATACAGAAATCATTAATGAAAGAAAGTCAGAAGTTACCTGTTCCTGAACTACTTTCTTTAGTAGCTGATTACTATGCACGAGAAGAGCGTGAATATCAATATTTAGCGATCGATCTAGTCCAGAAGAACGTCAAACGACTCTCTTTTGAGAATCTAGTATGGTTGCGTGAACTTGTCTCACAGAAGGAATGGTGGGACAGCATTGATTCATGGCAAAAAGTCTACAGTACATGGGGGAAACTTCATCAAGAAATCGAAGCTGTTTTCCAGTTATTTGAAGGTCAAGAAGACTTTTGGTTGAGACGCATTGCGATTACCTTACAACTAGGTTTTAAAGAGCAGACAGATGTCACTTTACTTGAACGGGCGATTGATGCAGATCGTTCAACAAAGGAATTTTTTATTCAAAAGGCCATTGGTTGGGCGCTGCGAGATTATAGTAAAACAAATCCACTTTGGGTAAAAGAACAATTGACGAAAGAATTAAGCAAACTTGCAACGAGAGAAGCAAGTAAGTATTTATAG
- a CDS encoding HAD family hydrolase yields MTRKLIAFDIDGTLLDSNKQALDSTREALEKLRKDGHLVTIATGRSRFHAQEVIRDLAFSNYILCNGAAGFLDHEQVYKNLLDEEQLHQFIQEAQEKAIDTAFVSLDSIKRFSSNRIDMMEDAMHSFGAHLPELDEYFVEKQDVYQALAFFDHSYDQQFSAYDRIRFVRWHENSVDVVPHDGSKAVTIMNLANRVGIAPEDVISFGDGQNDREMLRMSGIGVAMGNAVPEVQAEAKMVTDTNDQDGIWKALKELALI; encoded by the coding sequence ATGACACGCAAATTAATTGCTTTTGATATCGACGGCACGTTGTTAGACTCCAACAAGCAAGCGTTGGATAGTACAAGGGAAGCCTTGGAAAAACTGCGTAAAGATGGACATTTAGTGACGATTGCTACAGGGCGTAGTCGCTTTCACGCACAAGAAGTTATCCGTGATCTAGCATTTAGCAATTATATTCTATGTAACGGTGCAGCCGGATTTTTGGATCATGAACAAGTCTACAAAAATTTGCTGGATGAAGAACAGTTACACCAATTTATTCAAGAAGCACAAGAAAAGGCTATCGATACCGCATTTGTTAGTTTGGATTCAATCAAACGCTTTTCATCTAATCGTATCGATATGATGGAAGATGCGATGCATTCATTTGGTGCGCATTTACCAGAATTGGATGAATACTTTGTTGAAAAACAGGATGTGTATCAAGCATTAGCTTTCTTTGATCACTCTTATGACCAACAATTCAGTGCTTACGATCGTATCCGTTTTGTGCGCTGGCACGAAAATAGTGTCGATGTGGTGCCGCACGATGGTTCAAAAGCGGTAACGATCATGAACCTGGCGAACCGAGTGGGGATTGCGCCAGAAGACGTCATCAGTTTTGGTGATGGACAAAATGATCGTGAAATGCTGCGTATGTCTGGTATTGGCGTCGCAATGGGCAATGCAGTACCAGAAGTCCAAGCAGAAGCAAAAATGGTCACAGATACGAATGATCAAGATGGTATTTGGAAGGCTTTGAAAGAATTAGCTTTGATTTAG
- a CDS encoding TIGR00282 family metallophosphoesterase has translation MRVLFIGDVVGAMGREMITEYLPRLKKKYRPQMTIVNGENAASGRGITEKIYKKFLQDGVDVVTMGNHTWDNRDIFEFIDDAKKMVRPANFPEGTPGQGIVFVKVNQLELAVINMQARSFMVDLDDPFRKMAELVEEARKRTPIIFVDFHGETTSEKQAMGWFLDGKVSAVVGTHTHVQTNDARILPQGTAYLTDVGMTGPYDGILGMRREPVIEKFLTALPKRFEVVEQGRGILSGCILDIDDQTGQAKAIELIQINEDRPYRE, from the coding sequence GTGCGGGTATTGTTTATTGGTGATGTAGTAGGTGCGATGGGTAGAGAAATGATCACAGAATATCTCCCTCGTTTGAAGAAAAAATATCGTCCACAAATGACGATCGTTAATGGTGAGAATGCGGCATCTGGTCGTGGGATCACAGAGAAAATCTATAAGAAGTTTCTGCAAGATGGCGTAGATGTCGTAACGATGGGAAATCATACATGGGACAATCGGGATATTTTTGAATTTATCGATGATGCGAAAAAAATGGTTCGTCCAGCAAATTTTCCAGAAGGAACGCCTGGACAAGGGATTGTCTTTGTCAAAGTCAATCAATTGGAGCTAGCAGTCATCAATATGCAAGCTCGTTCATTTATGGTTGATTTAGATGATCCATTTCGTAAAATGGCTGAGTTAGTCGAAGAAGCTCGTAAAAGAACACCGATCATCTTTGTTGATTTTCACGGAGAAACAACGAGTGAAAAACAAGCGATGGGTTGGTTTTTAGACGGGAAAGTGTCTGCGGTGGTCGGTACACATACCCATGTTCAAACGAATGATGCGCGTATCTTGCCACAAGGAACGGCTTATTTGACGGATGTTGGTATGACAGGACCATATGATGGGATTTTAGGGATGCGCCGTGAACCGGTCATTGAAAAATTCTTAACGGCGTTACCAAAACGTTTTGAAGTAGTAGAACAAGGTCGAGGAATCTTAAGTGGCTGTATCTTAGATATTGACGACCAGACGGGGCAAGCGAAAGCAATCGAATTGATCCAAATCAATGAAGACCGCCCTTATAGAGAGTAG
- a CDS encoding YlbF family regulator, producing the protein MQDEMTIQLEVDQLATLLKKNETIKRYQELEHKVKHSHYLNEQTEALKQAQKDAVQYAHYGQKEAEKEAIKRIEVLTQAIDEYPLVIAYRRQLMEANELLHHLTQMIQNEINEYIEEEQNASKN; encoded by the coding sequence GTGCAGGATGAAATGACGATCCAATTAGAAGTCGATCAGTTGGCGACTCTTTTAAAAAAGAATGAAACGATCAAACGCTATCAAGAATTGGAACATAAAGTCAAACATAGTCATTACTTGAATGAACAAACAGAAGCATTGAAGCAAGCACAAAAAGATGCCGTACAATATGCGCATTACGGACAAAAAGAAGCAGAAAAAGAAGCCATCAAACGAATCGAGGTCTTGACGCAAGCAATCGATGAATATCCTTTAGTGATTGCTTATCGCCGTCAATTGATGGAAGCAAATGAGTTGTTGCACCATTTGACTCAAATGATCCAAAATGAAATCAATGAGTATATAGAGGAGGAGCAAAATGCCTCAAAAAACTAA
- the mutS gene encoding DNA mismatch repair protein MutS, with protein MEQYLSIKAQYQDAFLFYRLGDFYELFYEDAVKAAQILELTLTSRNRNADDPIPMCGVPHHSAQGYIDSLIEKGYKVAICEQVEDPKTTKGMVKREVVQLVTPGTVMDSKGLSAKDNNFLTAVVNQGSAFGFAYADLSTGELKTARLVDEEAVLNETSALQTKELILGTEISETLYEQLSTRLGLVFSKQESVEENAEFSFLTSELTDELEKEATGKLLTYLAVTQKRSLAHIQKAVEYQPDHFLKMDYYSKFNLELSQSIRTGKKHGTLLWLLDETKTAMGGRLLKQWLDRPLIQSHQITARQEMVASLIDSYFERLDLQSALTKVYDLERLAGRVAFGNVNGRDLIQLKTSLQQVPMIRELIAGIDKGQWTELLQDMQPMDTLVELIEQAIQDEPPLQITEGNVIKDGFNEQLDTYRSAMRNGKQWLAELEARERQSTGIKNLKVGFNRVFGYYIEITKANLMNAELEKYERKQTLANAERFITPELKELETQILEAEEKSVDLEYQLFLAVREEVKKAIQPLQTLAKSLSTVDVLQSFATISERYQYVRPELTNQKTLVIEEGRHPVVEKVLGHQEYIPNSVIMSEEEMILLITGPNMSGKSTYMRQLALTVLMAQMGCFVPAQKAVLPIFDRIFTRIGASDDLIAGQSTFMVEMMEANQALRHATPNSLILFDELGRGTATYDGMALAQAIIEYIHQHVKAKTLFSTHYHELTVLDTELPQLKNVHVGAVEKDGDVVFLHKMMDGPADKSYGIHVAKIAGLPDELLTRASAILAFLESGETTHHVSALEASVTKKRDYSMTPTDQETHYVNEESQQLSLFGEVTEAETQVISSLKQLNLLEMTPMDALNKLYELQKQL; from the coding sequence ATGGAACAATATCTAAGCATCAAGGCACAATACCAAGATGCTTTTTTGTTCTATCGTCTCGGAGATTTTTATGAATTATTTTACGAAGATGCTGTCAAAGCAGCGCAAATCTTAGAACTGACTTTAACAAGCCGCAATCGTAATGCAGATGATCCTATCCCAATGTGTGGTGTCCCACATCATTCGGCGCAAGGATATATCGATAGCTTGATCGAAAAAGGATACAAAGTGGCGATTTGTGAACAAGTCGAAGATCCTAAAACGACCAAAGGAATGGTCAAACGCGAAGTCGTGCAATTAGTGACTCCTGGAACAGTGATGGATAGTAAAGGACTATCAGCCAAAGACAACAATTTCCTGACGGCAGTGGTCAATCAGGGTTCTGCTTTTGGTTTTGCCTACGCAGATTTGAGTACAGGCGAGCTAAAAACGGCTCGTTTGGTCGATGAAGAAGCTGTTTTGAATGAAACTTCTGCTTTACAAACAAAAGAACTGATTCTAGGAACAGAGATCAGCGAAACATTATATGAACAACTAAGCACTAGACTTGGTTTAGTCTTCTCAAAACAAGAAAGTGTAGAAGAAAATGCGGAATTCAGTTTTCTAACGAGTGAGTTGACGGATGAATTAGAAAAAGAAGCGACTGGGAAATTACTGACTTATTTAGCAGTCACGCAAAAAAGAAGTTTGGCACATATCCAAAAAGCGGTCGAATATCAACCGGATCATTTTTTGAAAATGGATTATTATTCTAAATTCAATTTAGAATTAAGTCAGTCGATCCGTACAGGAAAAAAACATGGCACGCTACTATGGCTATTAGATGAAACAAAAACAGCGATGGGTGGACGTTTATTAAAACAATGGCTCGATCGCCCGTTGATCCAATCCCATCAAATCACTGCTCGCCAAGAAATGGTGGCATCGCTGATCGATAGTTATTTTGAACGGCTTGATTTGCAGAGTGCGTTGACGAAAGTCTATGATCTGGAACGTTTAGCTGGGCGAGTCGCTTTTGGCAATGTCAATGGTCGAGATTTGATCCAATTAAAAACATCGCTTCAGCAAGTGCCGATGATCCGTGAATTGATCGCAGGTATCGATAAAGGGCAATGGACAGAGTTGTTGCAAGATATGCAACCGATGGATACATTGGTTGAACTGATCGAACAAGCGATCCAAGATGAGCCGCCTTTACAGATCACCGAAGGAAATGTCATCAAAGACGGATTTAATGAACAGTTAGACACCTATCGTTCTGCGATGAGAAATGGCAAACAATGGTTAGCAGAATTGGAAGCTAGAGAGCGTCAAAGTACAGGGATCAAAAATTTAAAAGTTGGCTTTAACCGAGTGTTTGGCTACTACATTGAAATTACGAAAGCCAACCTGATGAATGCTGAACTGGAAAAATATGAACGAAAACAAACGTTAGCAAACGCGGAACGTTTTATCACACCTGAATTAAAAGAATTAGAGACACAAATCTTAGAAGCTGAAGAAAAATCAGTCGATTTGGAGTATCAACTCTTTTTAGCCGTTCGAGAAGAAGTGAAAAAAGCAATCCAGCCATTGCAAACCTTAGCAAAATCATTGAGTACTGTGGACGTCTTGCAAAGCTTTGCGACGATCAGTGAACGCTATCAGTATGTCCGTCCAGAATTGACGAACCAAAAGACGCTAGTGATCGAAGAAGGACGTCATCCGGTGGTAGAAAAAGTGTTGGGGCATCAAGAATACATTCCCAATAGTGTGATCATGTCAGAAGAAGAGATGATCTTGCTGATCACTGGGCCAAATATGTCTGGTAAAAGTACGTATATGCGTCAATTAGCATTGACGGTCTTGATGGCACAGATGGGTTGTTTCGTTCCTGCACAAAAAGCAGTGTTGCCGATTTTTGATCGGATCTTCACTCGGATCGGTGCGAGTGATGATTTGATTGCGGGACAAAGTACCTTTATGGTAGAAATGATGGAAGCCAACCAAGCCTTGCGTCATGCGACACCAAATAGTTTGATATTATTTGATGAACTTGGTCGAGGAACAGCAACCTATGATGGGATGGCATTAGCACAGGCGATCATCGAGTATATCCATCAACACGTCAAAGCCAAAACATTATTTTCTACGCACTACCACGAGCTGACGGTGCTTGATACAGAATTACCACAATTGAAAAATGTCCACGTCGGGGCAGTCGAAAAAGATGGCGACGTCGTGTTTTTACACAAGATGATGGACGGTCCAGCAGACAAAAGTTACGGGATCCATGTAGCTAAGATTGCGGGACTGCCAGATGAATTATTGACACGTGCATCTGCGATCTTAGCCTTTTTAGAGTCAGGGGAAACGACACATCATGTCTCTGCTCTTGAAGCATCTGTCACGAAAAAACGTGACTATTCAATGACACCAACAGATCAAGAAACGCATTATGTCAACGAAGAGAGTCAACAATTGTCCTTATTTGGCGAAGTGACGGAAGCTGAAACTCAGGTCATTTCTTCGTTGAAACAATTGAATCTCTTAGAAATGACCCCAATGGATGCGTTGAATAAATTGTACGAATTACAAAAACAATTATAG
- the mutL gene encoding DNA mismatch repair endonuclease MutL has translation MAKIQELSERLANQIAAGEVVERPASVVKELVENAIDAHSSQIDILVEEAGLKKIQIIDNGEGILADDVENAFKRHATSKIHNRDDLFRIRTLGFRGEALPSIASVSELTIETANQEETQGTYLELKGGEVLTHRPAPLRQGTKITVSNLFFNTPARLKYVKTLQTELANIGDIVNRLALSHPNIAFRLVHDGNKMLATAGNGDLKQTIAGIYGLSTAKKMLKVEAKDLDFEVSGYVSLPEVTRASRNYLSTIINGRFIKNFSLNKAIVAGYGSKLMVGRFPIAVLEVKMDPLLVDVNVHPTKQEVRLSKEKELTELITQAIQQALSQENLIPSAADNLRFKKKIADQPKTEQIEIDLSYAFEEPTKKPQSLNFDRQTGTFYVEENPQKTIQPVDKSVENVENLPVFSEDTLNYPEKEEKTVDNSGESVDNFVEKTVDNFQAIDLSTVDNYEEPHDPVEESEAELDRGQEELKLHPEFDLTQDSRSLEKAIDKIEQEVPTQRFPQLEYFGQMHGTYLFAQSNEGLYIIDQHAAQERIKYEYFREKIGDVSDDLQELLVPFVLDYPNSDAIKLKEKKELLEEAGIYLEEFGQNSFIVRAHPTWYPSGEEEAIIQGMIDMLLTTGEVSVKKFREATAIMMSCKRSIKANHYLNEAQARVLLKDLAKCENPFNCPHGRPVLIHFTNSDMERMFKRIQDPH, from the coding sequence ATGGCGAAAATCCAGGAATTATCCGAACGCTTAGCCAATCAAATCGCAGCAGGAGAAGTGGTTGAACGACCAGCTTCTGTTGTGAAAGAACTTGTTGAGAATGCCATTGATGCCCATAGCTCTCAAATCGATATTCTGGTAGAAGAAGCCGGTTTGAAAAAAATCCAAATCATCGATAACGGGGAAGGTATCTTAGCAGACGATGTTGAAAATGCGTTTAAACGACATGCGACGAGTAAAATCCATAACCGTGATGATTTGTTTCGCATTCGGACATTAGGGTTTCGCGGGGAAGCTCTTCCTAGTATTGCGTCTGTCTCGGAGCTGACGATCGAGACAGCAAACCAAGAAGAAACACAAGGGACCTATCTTGAATTAAAAGGTGGGGAAGTATTGACGCATCGCCCTGCACCATTAAGACAAGGCACCAAGATCACAGTGAGCAACTTGTTTTTCAACACACCAGCACGGTTAAAATACGTCAAGACGTTGCAAACAGAATTAGCCAATATAGGGGATATCGTCAATCGACTGGCGTTGAGTCATCCTAACATCGCCTTTCGCTTAGTTCATGACGGCAATAAGATGCTCGCCACAGCTGGTAATGGAGACTTGAAACAAACGATTGCAGGAATCTATGGACTTTCGACAGCGAAAAAAATGTTAAAAGTCGAAGCAAAAGATCTTGATTTTGAAGTTTCAGGGTACGTTTCTTTACCAGAAGTCACTCGAGCGAGTCGGAATTACCTATCGACGATCATCAATGGTCGTTTTATCAAGAACTTTTCATTGAATAAAGCTATCGTGGCCGGTTATGGATCGAAACTAATGGTGGGGCGTTTTCCTATCGCTGTGTTAGAAGTCAAAATGGACCCGTTACTTGTCGATGTGAATGTCCATCCAACGAAGCAAGAAGTCCGCTTATCGAAGGAAAAAGAACTGACCGAACTGATCACACAAGCGATCCAACAAGCGCTAAGTCAAGAAAATCTGATTCCTAGTGCAGCAGATAATCTTCGCTTTAAGAAAAAAATCGCAGATCAGCCGAAAACGGAACAAATCGAAATCGATCTTTCTTATGCGTTCGAGGAACCAACAAAGAAACCACAAAGTTTAAATTTTGACCGACAAACGGGCACGTTTTACGTTGAAGAAAATCCACAAAAAACGATACAACCTGTTGATAAGTCTGTGGAAAATGTTGAAAACCTCCCTGTTTTTTCTGAAGATACACTGAATTATCCAGAAAAAGAGGAGAAAACGGTGGATAACTCTGGTGAAAGTGTTGATAACTTTGTAGAAAAAACAGTGGATAACTTTCAAGCAATTGATTTATCCACTGTTGATAACTATGAAGAACCACACGATCCAGTGGAAGAAAGTGAAGCAGAACTTGATCGTGGGCAAGAAGAACTCAAACTGCATCCCGAATTTGATCTGACTCAAGATAGTCGTAGTTTAGAAAAAGCCATTGATAAGATCGAGCAGGAAGTACCCACACAACGGTTTCCGCAGCTTGAATACTTTGGACAGATGCACGGAACCTATCTTTTTGCGCAAAGCAATGAAGGATTATACATCATTGATCAACATGCTGCGCAAGAGCGGATCAAATATGAATATTTCCGTGAAAAAATCGGTGATGTTTCAGATGATTTACAAGAATTACTCGTTCCTTTTGTTTTAGATTATCCCAATAGTGATGCCATCAAGTTAAAAGAGAAAAAGGAACTATTGGAAGAGGCAGGAATCTATCTGGAAGAATTTGGCCAGAATAGTTTTATCGTCCGAGCGCACCCGACATGGTACCCAAGTGGAGAAGAAGAAGCGATTATTCAAGGGATGATCGATATGTTATTGACGACTGGTGAAGTGAGTGTGAAGAAATTCAGAGAAGCAACGGCGATCATGATGAGCTGTAAACGATCGATCAAAGCGAATCACTATTTAAATGAAGCACAAGCAAGAGTATTATTAAAAGACTTGGCAAAATGTGAGAATCCGTTCAATTGCCCGCACGGTCGTCCGGTATTGATCCACTTTACGAATTCAGATATGGAACGAATGTTCAAACGAATCCAAGACCCGCATTGA
- a CDS encoding Maf family protein, whose product MKIILASQSPRRKELLGRLVSEFTIQPADIDETPKLQEDPIAYVQRMAAEKAAAVQEENEEALVIASDTTVVLGDEILGKPENDEDAKRMLRKFSGDTHDVYTAVVLSDGTQEEHILSHAAVTFYELTEEEIERYLATGDHRDKAGAYGIQSYAGAFVESISGDYYSIVGFPIGAVNQALKKWTDILS is encoded by the coding sequence ATGAAAATAATATTGGCATCGCAATCGCCTAGAAGAAAAGAATTACTCGGTCGATTAGTGTCCGAATTTACGATCCAACCAGCAGACATCGACGAGACACCTAAGCTACAAGAAGACCCGATTGCTTATGTCCAACGGATGGCGGCAGAAAAAGCGGCGGCTGTTCAAGAGGAAAACGAAGAAGCGTTAGTTATTGCCAGTGACACCACCGTGGTTTTAGGAGACGAAATTCTTGGAAAGCCAGAGAATGACGAAGACGCAAAACGGATGTTACGCAAATTTAGTGGAGACACCCATGATGTCTACACAGCCGTTGTACTAAGTGACGGAACTCAAGAAGAACACATTCTTTCCCATGCGGCAGTTACTTTTTATGAGTTGACCGAAGAAGAGATCGAACGGTATTTAGCAACTGGCGATCATCGCGATAAAGCGGGAGCGTATGGCATTCAAAGTTACGCAGGGGCTTTTGTAGAGTCGATTTCTGGCGATTATTACAGTATCGTTGGCTTTCCGATCGGCGCAGTCAATCAAGCATTGAAGAAATGGACAGATATTTTGTCTTGA
- a CDS encoding tocopherol cyclase family protein: MITTDKFYHGETKKAPFFEGWYFKHQIGNEVYAFIPGYSIGEQGEKCPFIQVINHESSEVFHFDSEAFMASEDRLFVKIGENTFSEEGITLALRSPSLTIEGTISYGEFIPLKRSRYAPSIMGPFSYLSFMECYHGILSMKHSLKGELRWNGETIDFTDGVGYLEKDWGSSFPATYLWVQCNQFVASDARFFFSAAEIPFLGFGFLGIISVLQIGGEEYRLSTYDGAKISAIFREENHLIIRIKQKNLELEIQVLAKEGHPLMAPQQGQMSRIIREKASTEMTLIFRKNKQEVFQQKGNAAGFEEVGNLRGHEY, translated from the coding sequence GTGATTACAACGGATAAGTTTTATCATGGCGAAACGAAAAAAGCGCCGTTTTTTGAAGGTTGGTATTTCAAGCATCAAATAGGTAATGAAGTTTATGCATTTATTCCGGGCTACTCGATCGGAGAACAAGGAGAAAAGTGCCCGTTTATCCAAGTGATCAATCACGAATCTTCGGAAGTATTTCATTTTGACAGTGAAGCATTTATGGCAAGCGAAGATCGTTTATTTGTCAAAATCGGTGAGAATACATTTAGCGAGGAAGGGATCACACTGGCTTTACGGAGCCCGTCATTGACGATAGAAGGAACGATTTCTTATGGGGAATTTATTCCATTGAAAAGAAGTCGCTACGCGCCAAGCATCATGGGTCCTTTCTCGTATTTATCTTTTATGGAATGTTATCATGGCATTTTAAGCATGAAACATTCGTTAAAAGGAGAGTTGCGCTGGAATGGAGAAACGATTGATTTTACAGATGGTGTCGGCTATTTGGAAAAGGACTGGGGAAGTTCCTTTCCTGCTACCTACCTATGGGTTCAATGCAATCAGTTTGTTGCCTCGGATGCTCGTTTTTTCTTCTCCGCGGCTGAGATTCCATTTTTAGGTTTTGGTTTTTTAGGCATCATTTCGGTTTTACAAATCGGTGGGGAAGAATATCGTTTGTCCACATATGATGGAGCTAAGATTTCGGCTATTTTTCGTGAAGAGAATCATCTGATCATTCGAATAAAGCAAAAAAATCTTGAACTAGAAATCCAAGTCTTAGCAAAAGAGGGACATCCGCTGATGGCACCACAACAAGGTCAGATGAGTCGGATCATCCGTGAAAAAGCGAGTACAGAGATGACCTTGATTTTCCGTAAAAACAAGCAGGAAGTCTTTCAACAAAAAGGGAATGCCGCTGGTTTTGAGGAAGTAGGAAATCTCCGTGGGCATGAATATTAA